From Sandaracinaceae bacterium:
ACCCGGAAGAACCTCGCCACGCTGCGGGAGCGCGTGGCTGGCACGGCGATCACCGCGCCGCCGGTCGAGGGCGGCTGGTACGCGCCGATCCGTCTGCCGGCCACCCGCACCGACGAGGCGTGGGCGCTGTCGCTGCTCGCCGAGGGCGTGCACGTGCACCCCGGCTACCTCTACGACTTCCCGCACGACCAGGCGTGGCTGGTGCTCGGCCTCATCGCGCCCGAAGACGACTTCGCGCGCGGCGTCGACGCCATCATTCGCGAAGCTCGAAGGTGACGGTGAGCGTCAGCTGGAGCGCGATCGCGCCCGGCGGGGGCGGCCCCTCGCTCGCGTCTTCGCCTGCGCTCGCCACGACGTTGTCCGTGGCGAAGTAGCCGCGCCCCTGCGCCCGCGCGCCGCCCTCGGTCACGGAGAGCACTCGAGAGACCTCGTCTCCGAAGCCAGCCGCGAGCTGCGCGGCTTTGTCGCGCGCCGCTCCGACCGCGAGCGCGCGCAGCTCCGACCGGAACTGACTCAGGTCCTCGCGGTAGTGGGTCACCTGCACCGCGTGCAGCCCGTCGCCCGCGCGACCGATGATCTCCGGGACCTGCGCGCGGTCCGCGGTCCGCACGGTGAGCGAGCGGGACGCCCGATAGCCGAGCGACACGCGCTCCCCGCCTCGGCGCGTGTGCTCGGGCGCGTAGAGCGTGGAGCCCGACTCGATCTCGAGCGATCCGTCGAGCGCGCCGAGGGCCTCGAGGAACGCGGCGTGGCGACGCTCCACCTCGGCGTGGGCGTCCACGAGCCGCGGCGCGAGCTCCGAGAAGGTCAGCTCCACGCAGGCGCGATCCGGCGCCACGTGGAGCGTCGCGCTCGCCGCGATCTGCACGACGCGCGGCTCGGCCGGCGCCGCGACGGGAGCGGTGGGGTGGGGCAGGGCGGTCGCGCAGCCCGCGGTGGTCAGGAGCGCGAGCCCGGCGAGTGGGAGGGAGGAGCGCATGCCGAACCCTGACGCACGCGCGCTCACCGCGACGTCAGGGTTCGGTAAGACCTCACGATCGCGGCGCGGCGGATCAGGTCGCGCGGCGCGCGAGGTAGTCGATCAGGTCGATCTTCGTGACCACGCCGACGATGCGGCCGCTGTCGAGCACGATCGCCATGCGCACGTCCGAGAGCAGGCTCTGGAGCCGCTCGATGCGCGTGTCGGGAGAGACCGTCGCGTACTCCTTCTCCACCAGCGGGCCGACGGCGCCGTCGAGGGAGCTCTCGCCGCTCACCAGGTAGCGGAGCAGGTCCACCTCCGCGACCGCGCCGATGAGCTTGCCGTCCGAGAGGATCGGCAGCTGCGAGATCCCGTGCGCCTTCATGCGCCCCACCACGTCGCGCACCCGGTCGATGTCCTTGGCCGTGATGACCTCCTCGCCGCCCTTGACCGCCAGCAGCTCCCGCACCGTGCCGAGGCCCCCGAGGTCTTCCAGGAAGCCGTGCTCGCGCATCCACTCGTCGTTGAAGACCTTCGAGAGGTAGCCGTGCGCGCCGTCGGGGAGGATGACCAGGATCTTCTTCTTGCCACCGGTGCGGCGCGCCCACTCGATGGCGCCCGCGACCGCGGCGCCGCTCGAGCCGCCGGCGAAGAGGCCCTCGAGCCGCACGAGGTCGCGCGTCACCCGGAAGCTGTCGCCGTCGTCGACCCGCACGATCTCGTCCAGCAGGCTCAGATCGAGCGGGGCGGGGACGTGGAAGCCGCCGAGGCCCTCGAGCTCGTACGCGGAGGGCGTCCCGACCCGGCCGCTCTTCTGGAAGTCGTAGTAGAGCGAGCCGACGGGATCGACGCCGATGAGCTGGATCTCGGGCCGCTTCTCCTTGAGACGCCGGCCCGCGCCGACGAGCGTGCCGCCCGTCCCGAGGCCGGCGACGAGCGCGTCGAGCTCCCCGCCCGTCTGCTCCCAGATCTCCGCCCCGAGCGTGGCCGCGTGCCCGGCGGCCGTCTCCGCGCGCTCGTGCTGTCCCGCGTACCAGGCGTTGGGCACGTCCGCCGCGATCTTGCGCGCCACCGCGTAGATGCTGCGCGGATCGTCCGGGTCGACGGCGGTGGGCGCCACCACGACGCGCGCCCCGTAGGCGCGCAGCGACGCGATCTTCTCGGCGCTCGTCTTGTCGGGGACCGCGAACACGCACTTGTAGCCGCGCACGGCGGCGAGCATCGCGAGCGCCACGCCCGTGTTGCCGGTCGTCGCCTCGACCAGGGTGCCGCCGGGGACGAGCTCGCCCGACTTCTCGGCCGCGTCGACCAGCGCCCGGACCATGCGATCCTTGGCGGAGCCGCTCGGGTTGACGAACTCGCATTTGACGTAGAGCTCGGCTTCGAGCTCCGCGCCGATGCGGCCGAGCTTCACGATCGGCGTGGGGCCGACCGCGTCGAGGATGGATGTCTTGGCGCCCTTCATCGGCGCCTTCATATCACGCCGCTATGGCCGGGTCCGTCGCTTCGGGAACTTCCCGCGCCGCACGTCCGGGCTGCGCGAGTAGGCCGAGAGCGTCAGGTCGTCTCGCTCCCCGGCCGCGAGCCGCAGCGCGCCCGCGTACGCGATCATGGCGGCGTTGTCGGTGCAGCTCGCCAGGGGCGGCACGAAGAGCGCCACGTCGTGCTTCGCGGCCAGACGCCGGGTGGTCTCGCGCAGCCCGCGGTTCGCCGCGACGCCGCCGCCGAGCACCAGCCTCGGGATCCCGCGCTGCACGCAGGCGTGCACGGCCTTCCGCGCGAGGACCCGGGTCACCGAGCGCTGGAAGCTCGCGCAGAGATCGGCCATGCCCGCTTCGTCCTCCGGCACGCCGTGCGCCTCGACGTGCCGCGCCACGGCCGTCTTCAGCCCCGAGAAGCTGAAGTCGAGCGTGCGGCGCGAGGCCATCGGGATCGGCAGCTCGATCGCGCGCGGGTCTCCCGAAGCGGCGAGCCGATCCACCACGGGGCCGCCGGGGTAGCCGAGCCCGAGCAGCTTCGCGACCTTGTCGAACGCCTCTCCCGCGGCGTCGTCGCGCGTCTGCCCGAGGATGTGGGCCTCGCCCGGTGCGGTGACCTCGTAGATCGCCGTGTGCCCGCCGCTGACGAGGAGCGCGACG
This genomic window contains:
- a CDS encoding SIMPL domain-containing protein, whose protein sequence is MRSSLPLAGLALLTTAGCATALPHPTAPVAAPAEPRVVQIAASATLHVAPDRACVELTFSELAPRLVDAHAEVERRHAAFLEALGALDGSLEIESGSTLYAPEHTRRGGERVSLGYRASRSLTVRTADRAQVPEIIGRAGDGLHAVQVTHYREDLSQFRSELRALAVGAARDKAAQLAAGFGDEVSRVLSVTEGGARAQGRGYFATDNVVASAGEDASEGPPPPGAIALQLTLTVTFELRE
- a CDS encoding pyridoxal-phosphate dependent enzyme, which translates into the protein MKGAKTSILDAVGPTPIVKLGRIGAELEAELYVKCEFVNPSGSAKDRMVRALVDAAEKSGELVPGGTLVEATTGNTGVALAMLAAVRGYKCVFAVPDKTSAEKIASLRAYGARVVVAPTAVDPDDPRSIYAVARKIAADVPNAWYAGQHERAETAAGHAATLGAEIWEQTGGELDALVAGLGTGGTLVGAGRRLKEKRPEIQLIGVDPVGSLYYDFQKSGRVGTPSAYELEGLGGFHVPAPLDLSLLDEIVRVDDGDSFRVTRDLVRLEGLFAGGSSGAAVAGAIEWARRTGGKKKILVILPDGAHGYLSKVFNDEWMREHGFLEDLGGLGTVRELLAVKGGEEVITAKDIDRVRDVVGRMKAHGISQLPILSDGKLIGAVAEVDLLRYLVSGESSLDGAVGPLVEKEYATVSPDTRIERLQSLLSDVRMAIVLDSGRIVGVVTKIDLIDYLARRAT
- the tsaD gene encoding tRNA (adenosine(37)-N6)-threonylcarbamoyltransferase complex transferase subunit TsaD is translated as MLVLGIESSCDETAAALVREDGTVLADVVASQIAVHAPYGGVVPELASRAHLTNVLPVIEGALAEVEGGLDAVDAIAVTQGPGLVGALLVGVQAAKAIAWARDLPIVGVDHLVGHLFAVYLRRGEGDPPQPTLPYVALLVSGGHTAIYEVTAPGEAHILGQTRDDAAGEAFDKVAKLLGLGYPGGPVVDRLAASGDPRAIELPIPMASRRTLDFSFSGLKTAVARHVEAHGVPEDEAGMADLCASFQRSVTRVLARKAVHACVQRGIPRLVLGGGVAANRGLRETTRRLAAKHDVALFVPPLASCTDNAAMIAYAGALRLAAGERDDLTLSAYSRSPDVRRGKFPKRRTRP